The segment GGGAGATTGACAATTCTGCACGGGATGTTATAAAAAAGGCAGGATATGCCGGATTTTTTGGACACGGCACAGGGCATGGCGTCGGGCTTCAGGTTCACGAAGCACCGCATATAACTTGGAACAGGAAAGAGCGGATCAGGGAGAACATGGTGTTTACAATAGAACCCGGTATTTATGTCCCCGGAACAGGCGGGGTAAGGATAGAGGATATGGTGCTTGTGAAGCCCAAAGGGGCTGAAGTGCTGACGAGACTGCCGAGGAAATTGGAGGTTATCTAGTATGCAATTTGTCATGCTGAATTTATTTCAGCATCTGGAAAATATAAAATTAAATGAGACCCTGAAACAAGTTCAGGGTGACAGCGGAGGGTGGTATTGATTTCGACAAGTGATTTTAGAAAAGGCCTTAAAGTTGAATTCAAGGGGGAACCCTGCGAAATAGTAGACTTTCAGCACGTTAAAATGGGAAGGGGCGGCGCTATTGTCAGGACAAAAATGAGGAATATTAAAACCGGGGCAGTTCTTGAAGAAACATTCAGGTCAGGCGAAAAACTTGAGACCCCGGGGCTTGAAGAAAAGAGCATGCAGTACCTGTATTCACAGGATGAACTCTATTACTTCATGGATGAA is part of the Nitrospirota bacterium genome and harbors:
- a CDS encoding M24 family metallopeptidase, with the translated sequence MTRTLLIRGADIGKKREIYKTVLEANRKAVSAILPGIDSREIDNSARDVIKKAGYAGFFGHGTGHGVGLQVHEAPHITWNRKERIRENMVFTIEPGIYVPGTGGVRIEDMVLVKPKGAEVLTRLPRKLEVI